ACACCAGATGTCCCGTCTCGGCGGCGGTGATGGCGGCCTCAATCGTCTCCAGGTCGCGCATTTCGCCGACGAGAATCACGTCCGGGTCCTGCCGCAGGGCGCGGCGCAGGGCCTCGGCGAAATTCGGCACGTCCACGCCGATCTCACGCTGGTTGACGATCGCCCGCTGATGCGAATGATAGTACTCGATCGGGTCCTCGATGGTAACGATGTGACACGCCTTCGTGCGATTGATCACGTCGAGCATCGACGCCAGCGTCGTCGTTTTTCCCGAGCCTGTCGGACCGGCGACGAGCACGAGGCCGCGCGGCAGATCCAGCAATCCGCCCACACTCGGCGGCAGCCCGATTTCCTCCAAGGTTCGGATCTGACTCGGAATGAGGCGCGCAACGAGACCGATGACGCCTTTCTGCCGGAAAATGCTGCATCGAAAGCGGTCCCCGGATTCCATGGCAAAGGCAAAATCCACAGTCGAGTGCGAGTTGAGTTGCGCGACTTGGTCACCGTTGGCGAGGTCGGTGGCGAACCGGCTGGCGTCCTCCGCGTTAACGAAAGGCAGGTCGAGCCGCACGAGTTCACCGTGAATCCGCAGGACGGGCGGCGCGCCCACAGAGATATGCAAGTCCGATGCGTCGCGCTCGCAGACCATTCGCAGTAGGTCTTCGATGACGAGGGGAAACATGAGCGGAGTTAGAGCCTAATCTGCGTCCGACATTGTGGTGGTCACGACCTCATCGACGGACGTGAGTCCGGCCAAAACCTTGCGCACGCCATCCTCGCGCAGGGTGCGCATCCCGAGTTCGCGGGCGCGTTTGCGCAACTGAATCGTGGAGCTGCGGTCGTTCACCATGCGGCGGACTTCGTCGTCAATTTTGAAGATTTCAAAGATGCCCATGCGTCCGCGATAACCCCGGCGACGGCATTCGGGACAACCCACAGGTTCCATCACCGTCGCGTCGGTGACCTGGCGCGGATCGAGGCGCAGGGCGCGATAATCGACGTCGGTGAGGGTGTGATACGTCTTGCAGGCGGGGCAAAGTTTCCGCACCAAACGCTGGGCGAGCACGGCTCGAATGGAACTCGCCACGAGGAAGGGTTTGACTCCGATATCGACGAGACGGGCGACGGCGCTCGGGGCGTCGTTGGTGTGCAAGGTGCTGAAAACCAAGTGGCCGGTGAGCGAGGCATTGATGGCGATGCTGGCCGTTTCCAAGTCACGAATCTCTCCGATCATGATGATATTCGGCGCCTGGCGCAGCATGGAGCGGAGCGCGGCGGGGAAGGTCATGCCCACGTCGGTGTTCACCTGCACCTGATTGATGCCATTGAGCTGGTACTCGACCGGGTCCTCGACGGTGATGATTTTTCGGTCGGGCCGGTTGATGTAATTGAGGCAGCCGTAGAGCGTGGTGGTCTTGCCAGAACCCGTCGGGCCGGTGACGAGCACGATGCCGTCGGGCAAGGCAATGAGGGCTTCCATTTCCTCCTGGTCGTCGGTGAGGAAGCCAAGTTCGGGCAGGCCGAGGGTGAGGCTCGACTTGTCGAGAATACGCATGACGACGCTTTCGCCATGGTTGGTGGGCACGGTGGAAACGCGCAGATCGATCTGATTCTTGCCCATTTTCACCTGAATGCGGCCGTCCTGCGGCAGGCGCTTTTCCGCAATGCTCATGGAGCCGGTCATGATCT
This DNA window, taken from Chthoniobacterales bacterium, encodes the following:
- a CDS encoding type IV pilus twitching motility protein PilT encodes the protein MFPLVIEDLLRMVCERDASDLHISVGAPPVLRIHGELVRLDLPFVNAEDASRFATDLANGDQVAQLNSHSTVDFAFAMESGDRFRCSIFRQKGVIGLVARLIPSQIRTLEEIGLPPSVGGLLDLPRGLVLVAGPTGSGKTTTLASMLDVINRTKACHIVTIEDPIEYYHSHQRAIVNQREIGVDVPNFAEALRRALRQDPDVILVGEMRDLETIEAAITAAETGHLVFSTVHTTGSARTVDRLIDAFPPEQQEQIRVQLSINLRAVVSQLLLPKKDGTGRVAAFEVMINTPSIGAFIREGKTFRITNDIQTGAKLGMNTLDSHLVQLYLDGTISQEEMLGKAQDVSGLKQLLQGRVPQC
- a CDS encoding ATPase, T2SS/T4P/T4SS family, giving the protein MLNDEDYVVQILQDVGLVSRNQLEAARDAVANGGSMVEYLVDQKIVTEEDISRTLAAQSSMEFYDLTQSPIQPEVIAELPADIARRYHVIPVAKNDQMLVIATSNPLGFETFDSLIHLLHREIEFVCATEGQIKNALIQYYGSADDASASIEGKLGISLDGDDTVSTVGEGAEGDGGDAPIIKMVTMLIVEAYKNRASDIHLEPMEKSFRVRFRVDGQLMEMQSPPKKLQSAIISRLKIMTGSMSIAEKRLPQDGRIQVKMGKNQIDLRVSTVPTNHGESVVMRILDKSSLTLGLPELGFLTDDQEEMEALIALPDGIVLVTGPTGSGKTTTLYGCLNYINRPDRKIITVEDPVEYQLNGINQVQVNTDVGMTFPAALRSMLRQAPNIIMIGEIRDLETASIAINASLTGHLVFSTLHTNDAPSAVARLVDIGVKPFLVASSIRAVLAQRLVRKLCPACKTYHTLTDVDYRALRLDPRQVTDATVMEPVGCPECRRRGYRGRMGIFEIFKIDDEVRRMVNDRSSTIQLRKRARELGMRTLREDGVRKVLAGLTSVDEVVTTTMSDAD